One window from the genome of Nicotiana sylvestris chromosome 9, ASM39365v2, whole genome shotgun sequence encodes:
- the LOC104231416 gene encoding protein WHAT'S THIS FACTOR 1 homolog, chloroplastic, which translates to MQLANRLVYLLGSSNRKPHEFRGFTQFTASISSLKVAWRKDSKLDQAIENDKKWKHCARVVKEVLNEPGQVIPLHYLEKRRERLRLPVKIKTFLYLNPGLFDTYMDRVRPKSDPVTFIRASDRLRQFLEEESRIYIKNENFLVSKLCKLLMMSKDNVVSADKLVQVKREFGFPNDFLVNLVPKYPEYFNLIGEPGEGKSFLQLVTWNPEFAKSVIELRAEEESRLTGIRSRPAFNWKLPPGFFIRKEVREWIRDWIELPYISPYNDASHLDQSSREMEKRTVGVFHELLSLSIYKRVPIDILGKFSDEYRFSNAFSNVFTRHSGIFYMSLKCGIKTAMLREAYKDSELIDLDPLLEIKDKFLELLAEGHKQKAERLRLQREMVQKDMKMMAVSNNGLDYHKYEEELLDEEEDAELSTLTSS; encoded by the coding sequence ATGCAACTCGCAAACCGGCTTGTCTATTTACTCGGAAGCTCAAATCGGAAACCCCATGAATTTAGGGGTTTCACGCAATTCACAGCATCAATCTCAAGCCTTAAAGTAGCATGGCGCAAGGACTCAAAGCTAGACCAAGCAATCGAAAACGACAAAAAATGGAAGCATTGCGCAAGAGTTGTTAAAGAAGTGCTAAACGAACCGGGTCAGGTAATTCCTCTTCACTATTTGGAGAAACGACGCGAAAGATTGCGGTTGCCCGTAAAAATCAAAACTTTTCTTTATTTGAACCCCGGGTTATTCGATACTTACATGGATCGGGTCAGGCCTAAATCCGATCCGGTCACGTTCATTCGGGCAAGCGATAGATTAAGGCAATTCTTGGAAGAGGAGAGTAGGAtttatataaaaaatgaaaaCTTTTTGGTTTCTAAGTTGTGCAAACTTCTAATGATGTCTAAGGATAATGTTGTAAGTGCAGATAAATTAGTACAGGTGAAGAGGGAATTCGGGTTCCCAAATGATTTTTTGGTAAATTTGGTGCCAAAATATCCGGAATATTTTAACTTAATTGGTGAACCTGGGGAGGGAAAATCATTTTTACAATTGGTTACATGGAACCCGGAGTTTGCGAAGTCGGTGATTGAGCTAAGAGCTGAGGAAGAATCAAGGTTAACAGGGATCAGATCTAGGCCAGCATTTAACTGGAAACTTCCTCCGGGCTTTTTCATTAGGAAGGAAGTGAGAGAGTGGATTCGAGATTGGATAGAGCTTCCTTATATATCACCCTACAATGATGCATCACATTTGGATCAATCTTCACGAGAGATGGAGAAGAGGACTGTGGGGGTTTTCCACGAGTTGCTATCGCTTTCTATTTATAAGAGGGTTCCTATCGACATTTTGGGGAAGTTTAGTGACGAATATAGGTTCTCAAACGCATTCTCGAATGTATTTACTAGGCATTCGGGGATATTTTATATGTCGTTGAAGTGTGGGATTAAAACTGCAATGCTTAGGGAAGCATACAAGGATAGTGAGCTGATTGATCTAGACCCACTTCTCGAGATTAAAGACAAATTTCTCGAGTTACTTGCTGAGGGCCACAAGCAGAAAGCTGAGCGATTGAGATTGCAAAGAGAGATGGTTCAGAAGGACATGAAAATGATGGCGGTTAGCAATAATGGACTAGACTATCATAAATATGAGGAGGAGCTTCTGGACGAGGAGGAAGATGCCGAGCTGTCAACACTAACATCATCTTGA